A single Phoenix dactylifera cultivar Barhee BC4 chromosome 1, palm_55x_up_171113_PBpolish2nd_filt_p, whole genome shotgun sequence DNA region contains:
- the LOC103701452 gene encoding 26S proteasome non-ATPase regulatory subunit 1 homolog A-like, with product MAVVSSASGLLAMLHEPHPALKLHALDKLNSLVPLFWPEISTSVPTIESLYEDEEFDQRQLAALVVSKVFYYLGELNDSLTYALGAGPLFDVSEDSDYAHTLLAKALDEYASLRSKTTKPSEEEEKVDPRLEAIVERMLNKCILDGKYQQAMGMAVECRRLDKLEEAISHSDNVQGALSYCINLSHSFVNHREYRCEVLHLLVKIYQRLPSPDYLSICQCLMFLNEPEAVASILEKLMLSGSKDDALLAFQIAFDLVENEHQAFLLNVRNLLPDSKSQALNRVNPDHGSTLPSSQNGNASTDDTTATTEDVHMAEGSHTPNGSAHSMDPIEVAYADKLVKIKGILSGETSIQLTLQFLYSHNRSDLLILKTTKQAVEMRNSVCHSATICANAIMHAGTTVDTFLRENLEWLSRATNWAKFSATAGLGVIHRGHLQQGRSLMAPYLPQSGAVGGGSPYSEGGALYALGLIHANHGEGIKQFLRESLRNTSAEVIQHGACLGLGLAALGTADEEIYEDVKNVLYTDSAVAGEAAGISMGLLMVGTASEKASEMLAYAHDTQHEKIIRGLALGIALTVYGREEEADTLIEQMTRDQDPILRYGGMYALALAYRGTSNNKAIHQLLHFAVSDVSDDVRRTAVLALGFVLYSEPEQTPRIVSLLSESYNPHVRYGAALAVGISCAGTGLSEAISLLEPLTSDVVDFVRQGALIAMAMVMIQTNESCDARVGTFRRQLEKIILDKHEDTMSKMGAILASGILDAGGRNVTIKLLSKTKHDKITAVVGLAVFSQFWYWYPLLYFISLSFSPTAFIGLNYDLKVPRFEFLSNAKASLFEYPRPTTPPTSTSAVKLPTAILSTTAKAKSKAKKDAEHKASSEKSSSEKGPKSSEKDADVMQVDSSSEKKVEPEPSFEILTNPARVVPAQEKYIRFLDGSRYVPVKLAPSGFVLLRDLQPTEAEVLALTDGPSHAASAGTTTVAQQGSGSSAMAVDEEPQPPQPFEYTT from the exons ATGGCGGTGGTGAGCTCCGCGAGTGGCCTCCTGGCGATGCTTCATGAGCCGCACCCGGCGCTCAAGCTACACGCCCTCGACAAGCTCAACTCCCTCGTCCCACTCTTTTGGCCCGAGATCTCCACCAGCGTCCCCACCAT TGAAAGTTTATATGAAGACGAGGAGTTTGATCAGAGGCAACTTGCTGCATTGGTCGTTTCCAAG GTCTTTTACTACCTCGGAGAGCTCAACGACTCATTAACATATGCACTTGGTGCTGGTCCCTTGTTTGATGTCTCTGAGGATTCCGATTATGCTCATACTCTTCTTG CTAAGGCACTAGATGAATACGCCAGTCTTAGGTCCAAGACTACAAAACCaagtgaagaggaagaaaaggtgGATCCACGATTGGAGGCTATAGTGGAGAGAATGTTGAACAA GTGTATTTTGGATGGCAAATATCAACAAGCCATGGGAATGGCTGTTGAATGTAGAAGACTAGACAAGCTAGAGGAAGCAATTAGTCACAGCGATAATGTTCAAGGGGCGCTCTCATATTGCATCAATCTTTCCCACTCTTTTGTAAACCATAGAGAATACCGCTGCGAG GTTCTCCATCTTCTAGTTAAAATATATCAAAGATTGCCTTCTCCTGACTACTTGAGCATATGCCAATGTCTCATGTTTTTAAATGAACCAGAAGCTGTGGCAAGCATTTTGGAAAAACTTATGCTATCTGGCAGTAAG GACGATGCTCTCCTGGCATTTCAGATTGCCTTTGATTTGGTGGAAAATGAACATCAAGCCTTCCTGCTAAATGTGAGAAATCTTCTGCCAGACTCAAAGTCTCAAGCTTTAAATCGTGTAAACCCTGACCATGGATCCACTCTACCAAGTTCCCAAAATGGAAATGCAAGCACAGACGATACAACGGCTACAACAGAAGATGTTCACATGGCCGAAGGTTCTCATACTCCAAATGGTAGTGCACATAGCATGGATCCAATTGAAGTTGCATATGCTGATAAGCTTGTGAAAATAAAAGGAATTTTGTCAGGAGAGACATCAATACAGCTGACATTACAATTCTTATACAGCCACAACAG GTCGGATCTTTTGATTCTGAAGACAACAAAACAGGCTGTGGAAATGAGGAACAGTGTATGCCATAGTGCAACTATATGTGCTAATGCAATAATGCATGCAGGAACAACTGTGGACACATTTCTTAGAGAAAACCTG GAATGGTTAAGTAGAGCAACAAACTGGGCTAAGTTTAGTGCTACTGCTGGATTAGGGGTTATCCACAGGGGCCACCTTCAGCAGGGTAGGTCTCTGATGGCACCATACCTACCTCAGAGTGGTGCCGTGGGAGGTGGCAGTCCATACTCAGAAGGTGGTGCCCTTTATGCTCTAGGCTTGATTCATGCCAATCATGGCGAAGGCATCAAACAATTCCTTCGTGAGAGCCTCCGTAATACTAGTGCTGAG GTTATCCAGCATGGGGCATGCTTGGGTTTGGGATTGGCAGCTCTAGGGACAGCAGATGAGGAGATATATGAGGATGTAAAGAATGTCCTTTATACCGACAGTGCTGTGGCTGGTGAAGCTGCTGGTATCAGCATGGGATTACTTATGGTTGGGACTGCAAGTGAGAAAGCAAGTGAGATGCTTGCTTACGCACATGATACACAACACGAAAAGATCATTAG GGGTTTGGCACTGGGAATTGCATTGACGGTCTatggaagggaagaagaagctgATACTTTGATAGAACAAATGACTAGAGATCAAGATCCTATACTTCGTTATGGTGGTATGTATGCTTTGGCTTTGGCCTACAGGGGTACATCAAACAACAAAGCCATCCACCAGTTGCTGCATTTCGCTGTATCAGATGTCAGCGATGATGTACGGAGAACAGCTGTTCTAGCCCTTGGATTTGTCTTATATTCGGAACCTGAGCAG ACACCAAGAATTGTTTCCCTGCTCTCTGAATCTTACAATCCCCACGTCCGGTATGGTGCAGCTCTAGCAGTAGGCATTTCCTGTGCAGGTACTGGGTTGAGTGAAGCCATTTCTTTGCTGGAGCCTCTTACATCAGATGTTGTTGACTTTGTTCGTCAGGGAGCCCTCATAGCGATGGCTATGGTTATGATCCAGACTAATGAATCCTGTGATGCCCGTGTGGGGACATTCAG GCGACAGCTCGAGAAAATAATTCTCGATAAACATGAAGACACAATGAGCAAGATGGGTGCCATATTGGCCTCTGGAATTCTTGATGCTGGTGGAAGGAATGTGACAATTAAGCTGCTATCCAAAACTAAGCATGATAAAATCACAGCAGTTGTTGGGCTTGCAGTGTTCAGCCAATTTTGGTATTGGTATCCCCTTCTCTATTTCATaagcctctctttctctcccactGCCTTCATTGGACTCAATTATGATCTGAAAGTTCCAAGATTTGAGTTCTTATCAAATGCCAAGGCTTCCCTATTTGAGTATCCACGCCCAACCACACCTCCCACATCAACTTCAGCTGTCAAGTTACCCACTGCTATTTTATCAACAACTGCAAAAGCAAAATCAAAAGCAAAGAAAGATGCAGAACATAAAGCTAGTTCTGAGAAGTCATCCAGTGAAAAGGGTCCTAAATCTTCTGAGAAGGATGCCGATGTGATGCAG GTGGACAGCTCTTCGGAAAAGAAGGTGGAGCCTGAGCCGTCTTTTGAAATTCTGACTAATCCAGCAAGGGTCGTCCCTGCTCAAGAGAAGTACATTAGATTTTTGGATGGTAGCAGATATGTGCCTGTGAAGCTGGCACCCTCTGGTTTTGTTCTTTTAAGGGATCTTCAGCCAACTGAAGCCGAGGTGCTTGCTCTTACCGATGGACCGTCGCATGCAGCTAGTGCTGGAACCACCACTGTAGCTCAGCAGGGATCTGGTTCTTCAGCAATGGCTGTGGATGAGGAGCCTCAGCCCCCACAACCTTTCGAGTATACCACATGA